In Acidimicrobiales bacterium, a genomic segment contains:
- the hisH gene encoding imidazole glycerol phosphate synthase subunit HisH produces the protein MIAVLDYGIGNLRSAEKALQRVGGDARLVTDPDQAEGAAGVVLPGVGAFGRCLEALRASGLDAVAVDAARRDLPFLGICVGMQMLYEASAEDAGARGLAILDGRVGALPPGPKSPQMQWNVLRPVSDRASEMLRPLGDLPWVYFVHSFAPEPSGDVVATCEYGGSVVAAVERGRLWATQFHPEKSGAAGLALLAGFVRACS, from the coding sequence GTGATCGCCGTCCTCGATTACGGGATCGGCAACCTCCGCTCGGCCGAGAAGGCGTTGCAGCGGGTGGGAGGTGACGCCCGACTGGTGACGGACCCTGATCAGGCCGAGGGAGCGGCGGGGGTGGTGCTTCCCGGGGTCGGAGCTTTCGGTCGCTGCCTGGAGGCCCTGCGGGCATCCGGGCTCGACGCCGTCGCCGTCGACGCCGCCCGCCGCGACCTTCCCTTTCTCGGCATCTGCGTCGGCATGCAGATGCTCTACGAGGCGTCGGCGGAAGACGCCGGCGCGCGCGGGCTGGCGATCCTCGACGGCAGGGTCGGCGCCCTTCCGCCCGGACCGAAGAGCCCGCAGATGCAGTGGAACGTGCTCCGTCCGGTGTCGGATCGCGCCAGCGAGATGCTCCGACCGCTCGGCGACCTTCCGTGGGTGTACTTCGTGCACTCCTTCGCCCCGGAGCCGTCGGGTGACGTCGTGGCCACGTGCGAGTACGGGGGGTCGGTGGTGGCCGCCGTGGAGCGGGGCCGGCTGTGGGCGACCCAGTTCCACCCTGAGAAGTCGGGAGCAGCCGGGCTGGCCCTCCTCGCCGGGTTCGTGCGCGCCTGCAGCTGA
- the hisI gene encoding phosphoribosyl-AMP cyclohydrolase has protein sequence MTDQASFVATPIEVDEAAVSAIAFNDDGLVPAIVQDHTTGQVLTLAWMDDTALRRTLSSGRTWFWSRSRQEYWCKGETSGDRQWVRGAYYDCDGDAVLVVVDQEGRGACHTGERTCFFRAFGEVTPTAG, from the coding sequence GTGACCGACCAGGCGTCGTTCGTGGCCACGCCCATCGAGGTCGACGAGGCCGCCGTTTCGGCCATCGCCTTCAACGACGACGGCCTGGTGCCCGCCATCGTCCAGGACCACACCACGGGACAGGTGCTGACGCTGGCCTGGATGGACGACACTGCCCTGCGGCGCACGCTGTCGTCGGGTCGGACGTGGTTCTGGAGCCGCAGCCGCCAGGAGTACTGGTGCAAGGGTGAGACCTCGGGCGACCGCCAGTGGGTGCGGGGCGCCTACTACGACTGCGACGGCGACGCCGTGCTGGTGGTCGTGGACCAGGAGGGGCGGGGGGCGTGCCACACCGGCGAGCGCACGTGCTTC
- the hisA gene encoding 1-(5-phosphoribosyl)-5-[(5-phosphoribosylamino)methylideneamino]imidazole-4-carboxamide isomerase, whose product MDLYPAVDLLDGRCVRLVQGDFERRTVYGDPVETAIDLAGSGAPWLHVVDLDAARTGHPVNRRIITDIAAAVEVPVQAGGGVRDDSGAAALLDGGVARVVLGTAAVEDADLVERLAARYPGRVAAGIDHRRGEVSLRGWTQASGAGLLEVLGRLEDLGAAAVIVTDISRDGTLAGPDLAGLSAALAVSTVDLIASGGVGSVEDLARLARLDADGRRLAGVIVGRAIHDGRLDLKEALAACAPSG is encoded by the coding sequence ATGGACCTGTACCCCGCCGTCGATTTGTTGGACGGACGCTGCGTCCGACTGGTCCAAGGTGACTTCGAGCGCCGCACCGTCTACGGAGACCCGGTGGAGACGGCGATCGACCTGGCGGGCTCGGGTGCACCGTGGCTCCACGTGGTCGACCTCGACGCGGCCAGGACCGGTCACCCGGTGAACCGCAGGATCATCACCGACATCGCTGCCGCCGTCGAGGTGCCGGTCCAGGCCGGCGGAGGGGTGCGCGACGACTCGGGCGCGGCGGCTCTGCTCGACGGCGGGGTGGCCCGGGTGGTCCTGGGGACGGCGGCGGTGGAAGACGCCGACCTGGTCGAGCGGCTGGCCGCCCGGTACCCGGGGCGCGTGGCCGCCGGCATCGACCACCGCCGAGGCGAGGTATCGCTGCGCGGGTGGACACAGGCCTCGGGTGCAGGGCTGCTCGAGGTCCTGGGCCGGCTCGAGGACCTCGGAGCGGCCGCCGTGATCGTGACCGACATCAGCAGGGACGGGACCCTCGCGGGGCCAGATCTCGCCGGCCTGTCAGCGGCGCTGGCGGTGTCGACCGTGGACCTCATCGCGTCGGGGGGCGTGGGGTCGGTGGAAGACCTGGCCCGCCTCGCCCGTCTCGATGCGGACGGCCGGCGGCTGGCAGGCGTGATCGTGGGTCGGGCCATCCACGACGGGCGGCTCGACCTGAAGGAGGCGCTGGCGGCGTGCGCACCGTCCGGGTGA
- a CDS encoding alpha/beta family hydrolase: MPIEPVTLSSADGLALEGELSVPERAWSAAVLAHPHPEFGGSMRSIVTAAMFDALPAAGVACLRFNFRGVGRSEGTHGGGRDERADLVAAIDVLSPITEGLPLVLAGWSFGADTALTVGDDRLAGWIAVAPPLRAAAVADMVAPADSRPKLVVVPEHDQFRPPESARPVIEGWTSTQLEIVPGGDHYLVGRADQLMALSLAWLERLSRQSA; encoded by the coding sequence ATGCCGATCGAGCCGGTAACGCTGTCGAGTGCCGACGGCCTGGCCCTGGAGGGCGAGCTGAGCGTGCCCGAGCGGGCGTGGTCGGCTGCCGTTCTGGCCCATCCGCACCCTGAGTTCGGCGGGTCCATGCGCTCCATCGTCACCGCCGCCATGTTCGATGCCCTGCCTGCGGCCGGGGTCGCCTGTCTCCGGTTCAACTTCCGGGGGGTCGGCCGCTCGGAGGGGACCCACGGTGGCGGACGGGACGAGCGAGCCGACCTCGTGGCGGCCATCGACGTGCTGTCCCCGATCACCGAGGGCCTGCCGCTCGTGTTGGCCGGATGGTCCTTCGGAGCCGACACGGCCCTCACGGTGGGAGACGATCGCCTGGCCGGCTGGATCGCGGTGGCCCCTCCGCTGCGGGCCGCCGCCGTCGCCGACATGGTCGCCCCTGCCGACTCCCGACCCAAGCTGGTGGTCGTGCCCGAGCACGACCAGTTCCGACCCCCCGAGTCGGCCCGCCCCGTGATCGAGGGGTGGACGAGCACCCAGCTCGAGATCGTCCCGGGCGGGGACCACTACCTCGTGGGCCGGGCCGATCAGCTGATGGCCCTGTCGTTGGCCTGGCTCGAGCGGCTCAGCCGGCAATCGGCCTGA
- a CDS encoding co-chaperone GroES, translating into MTQPADARTGSSKPQQKQPITMLSDRVLVQLPAVEGERTSRAGILIPATAQVSKRLAWAEVVAVGPHVRNITSGDQVLFNPEDRYEVEVQGDDYLILRERDIHAVASERIDGGTGLYL; encoded by the coding sequence GTGACACAGCCAGCAGACGCCCGGACCGGGAGCTCGAAGCCCCAGCAGAAGCAGCCCATCACCATGCTCAGCGATCGCGTGCTGGTGCAGCTTCCGGCGGTGGAAGGGGAGCGGACGTCCCGAGCCGGCATCCTCATCCCGGCCACGGCCCAGGTGTCCAAGCGCCTGGCCTGGGCCGAGGTGGTGGCGGTCGGGCCCCACGTGCGCAACATCACGTCCGGCGACCAGGTCCTGTTCAATCCCGAGGATCGCTACGAGGTCGAGGTCCAGGGCGACGACTACCTGATACTGCGCGAGCGGGACATCCACGCCGTCGCCTCCGAGCGGATCGACGGCGGCACGGGGCTGTACCTGTGA
- the hisF gene encoding imidazole glycerol phosphate synthase subunit HisF, with product MRTVRVIPCLDVDAGRVVKGVNFENLRDAGDPVELAARYDRAGADEVVFLDITASSDDRDTLVDVVARTADEVFIPLTVGGGVRSLGDAHRLLRAGADKVAVNTMAVQRPALVHEMAAELGSQCVVVAVDARRRGTGFEVYTHGGRTPTGLDARTWAMVCERLGAGELLLTSMDRDGTRDGYDLELTRSVAQACSIPVIASGGVGTLDHLVEGAVAGAADAVLAASIFHYAEHGVAEAKAYLAAKGVSVRPIAG from the coding sequence GTGCGCACCGTCCGGGTGATCCCCTGCCTCGACGTCGACGCCGGGCGAGTGGTCAAGGGCGTCAACTTCGAGAACCTGCGGGACGCCGGCGATCCGGTCGAGCTCGCCGCCCGCTACGACCGGGCCGGAGCCGACGAGGTCGTCTTTCTCGACATCACCGCTTCCTCCGACGACCGGGACACCCTGGTCGACGTCGTGGCGCGGACCGCCGACGAGGTCTTCATCCCCCTCACGGTCGGGGGCGGCGTGCGCAGCCTGGGCGACGCCCATCGGCTGCTCCGGGCCGGCGCCGACAAGGTGGCGGTGAACACGATGGCCGTGCAGCGCCCGGCCCTGGTGCACGAGATGGCCGCCGAGCTCGGATCACAGTGCGTGGTCGTCGCCGTGGACGCCCGGCGGCGGGGTACGGGGTTCGAGGTCTACACCCACGGCGGGCGCACCCCTACGGGCCTCGACGCGCGCACGTGGGCCATGGTCTGCGAACGGCTGGGGGCGGGCGAGCTGCTGCTCACCTCCATGGACCGCGACGGCACGAGAGATGGCTACGACCTCGAGCTGACGAGGTCGGTCGCGCAGGCCTGCTCCATCCCCGTGATCGCCAGCGGGGGGGTCGGCACGCTCGACCACCTCGTCGAGGGGGCCGTGGCCGGCGCCGCCGACGCCGTGCTGGCGGCGTCGATCTTCCATTATGCGGAGCACGGCGTCGCCGAGGCCAAGGCCTACCTGGCCGCCAAGGGCGTGAGCGTCAGGCCGATTGCCGGCTGA